One genomic region from Salvia hispanica cultivar TCC Black 2014 chromosome 2, UniMelb_Shisp_WGS_1.0, whole genome shotgun sequence encodes:
- the LOC125208589 gene encoding L-aspartate oxidase, chloroplastic isoform X2, whose protein sequence is MATSVASGSGQLHFQEAFLRGHGGRRAYTVRNIAVPPLCMQKELSWCHGVSKGLQITKSNYFQPHIKGECNLRRTVIRSYLREGHNKYFDFAVIGSGVAGLRYALEVAKFGTVAVITKAEPHESNTNYAQGGVSAVLCPSDSVESHMHDTIVAGAYLCDEETVRVVCTEGPERIRELIAMGASFDHGEDGNLHLAREGGHSHRRIVHASDMTGREIERALLEAVRKDPNIFVFEHQFAIDLLTSQDGSETVCLGVDTLNTETHEVVRFISKVTLLASGGAGHIYPNTTNPQVATGDGIAMAHRADAVISNMEFVQFHPTALADEGLPAKPKEARQNAFLITEAVRGDGGILYNMDMERFMPMYDERAELAPRDVVARSIDDQLKKRNEKYVLLDISHKPRDKILSHFPNIAAECLKHGLDITRQPIPVVPAAHYMCGGVRAGLQGETNVRGLYVAGEVACTGLHGANRLASNSLLEALVFARRAVQPSIDHMKSSRVDRGASYSWARPIMPKSLGKTVLNNISLKTREVRRELQSIMWKYVGIVRSTTRLQKAEMRIGKLELEWETYLFQHGWEPTMVGLEACEMRNLFCCAKLVLSSALARHESRGLHYMVDYPHVEESLRLPTIIFPSSPVSSSWSSRQLHR, encoded by the exons ATGGCTACAAGTGTAGCTTCAGGGAGCGGCCAGCTTCATTTTCAAGAGGCCTTTTTGAGGGGACATGGTGGCAGACGGGCTTATACTGTTCGTAATATAGCCGTGCCTCCGCTGTGCATGCAGAAGGAGCTTTCTTG GTGTCATGGGGTCTCTAAAGGCTTGCAGATTACCAAATCTAATTACTTCCAACCCCATATCAAGGGAGAGTGCAATCTACGCAGAACCGTGATCAGATCGTACCTGAGAGAGGgtcataataaatattttgattttgctgTTATTGGAAGTGGAGTTGCTGGCCTTCGTTATGCTCTTGAAGTTGCAAAATTTGGAACTGTTGCAGTAATAACCAAGGCTGAACCACACGAGAGCAACACCAACTATGCACAGGGTGGTGTGAGTGCTGTGTTATGCCCATCAGATTCAGTGGAGAGTCACATGCATGATACAATTGTTGCAGGCGCTTATCTATGTGATGAGGAGACTGTCCGA GTAGTATGTACAGAAGGACCTGAGAGAATCAGAGAATTGATTGCAATGGGTGCTTCATTTGATCATGGGGAGGATGGGAATTTGCACCTGGCAAGGGAGGGAGGACATTCTCATCGTAGGATTGTACATGCTTCAGATATGACTGGTCGGGAGATAGAGAGGGCTCTCTTAGAAGCAGTGCGGAAAGATCCTAATATCTTTGTGTTTGAGCATCAGTTTGCTATAGATTTGCTGACTTCTCAG GATGGTTCTGAAACCGTTTGTCTTGGTGTTGATactttaaatacagaaacacATGAG GTGGTGAGATTCATCTCGAAGGTAACCCTACTTGCATCAGGAGGAGCAGGGCATATCTATCCCAATACTACCAATCCTCAG GTCGCAACTGGAGATGGAATTGCTATGGCTCACCGAGCTGATGCTGTAATTTCCAATATGGA GTTTGTGCAGTTCCACCCGACTGCTTTGGCTGATGAAGGACTTCCAGCTAAGCCGAAAGAGGCCCGGCAAAATGCCTTTTTGATAACTGAAGCTGTGAGAGGAGATGGAGGCATCCTCTACAACATGGACATGGAGAGGTTCATGCCCATGTATGATGAGAGGGCAGAGCTTGCCCCAAGAGATGTCGTAGCAAGAAGCATAGATGATCAGCTCAAGAAGCGTAATGAGAAATATGTCCTTCTTGACATAAGTCACAAGCCCAGAGACAAAATTCTCTCCCACTTCCCCAACATAGCAGCAGAGTGTCTCAAGCATGGCTTAGACATAACCAGACAACCGATCCCCGTCGTTCCTGCAGCTCATTACATGTGTGGTGGAGTCCGTGCTGGGCTCCAAGGGGAAACCAATGTCAGAGGTCTTTACGTGGCTGGTGAAGTCGCCTGCACCGGCCTGCACGGAGCAAATCGCCTTGCTAGTAACTCATTGCTTGAGGCCCTTGTCTTTGCAAGAAGGGCAGTTCAACCTTCAATCGACCACATGAAGAGCTCACGAGTTGATCGTGGAGCTTCATATTCTTGGGCCCGGCCTATAATGCCAAAATCACTCGGAAAGACAGTGCTGAACAACATCTCCCTCAAGACGAGGGAAGTGAGGAGAGAGCTTCAGTCGATAATGTGGAAGTACGTGGGAATTGTCAGATCAACGACGAGGCTGCAGAAAGCTGAGATGAGGATTGGAAAGCTGGAACTGGAATGGGAGACTTACCTATTTCAGCATGGCTGGGAACCTACAATGGTGGGGCTGGAGGCATGTGAGATGAGGAACCTGTTTTGCTGTGCCAAACTCGTTTTAAGTAGCGCTCTAGCGCGCCATGAAAGTCGTGGCCTTCACTACATGGTTGACTACCCCCACGTCGAGGAAAGCTTGAGGCTGCCCACTATCATCTTCCCATCTTCACCTGTAAGCAGCTCATGGAGCTCAAGGCAACTCCACAG ATAA
- the LOC125208589 gene encoding L-aspartate oxidase, chloroplastic isoform X1, which produces MATSVASGSGQLHFQEAFLRGHGGRRAYTVRNIAVPPLCMQKELSWCHGVSKGLQITKSNYFQPHIKGECNLRRTVIRSYLREGHNKYFDFAVIGSGVAGLRYALEVAKFGTVAVITKAEPHESNTNYAQGGVSAVLCPSDSVESHMHDTIVAGAYLCDEETVRVVCTEGPERIRELIAMGASFDHGEDGNLHLAREGGHSHRRIVHASDMTGREIERALLEAVRKDPNIFVFEHQFAIDLLTSQDGSETVCLGVDTLNTETHEVVRFISKVTLLASGGAGHIYPNTTNPQVATGDGIAMAHRADAVISNMEFVQFHPTALADEGLPAKPKEARQNAFLITEAVRGDGGILYNMDMERFMPMYDERAELAPRDVVARSIDDQLKKRNEKYVLLDISHKPRDKILSHFPNIAAECLKHGLDITRQPIPVVPAAHYMCGGVRAGLQGETNVRGLYVAGEVACTGLHGANRLASNSLLEALVFARRAVQPSIDHMKSSRVDRGASYSWARPIMPKSLGKTVLNNISLKTREVRRELQSIMWKYVGIVRSTTRLQKAEMRIGKLELEWETYLFQHGWEPTMVGLEACEMRNLFCCAKLVLSSALARHESRGLHYMVDYPHVEESLRLPTIIFPSSPVSSSWSSRQLHR; this is translated from the exons ATGGCTACAAGTGTAGCTTCAGGGAGCGGCCAGCTTCATTTTCAAGAGGCCTTTTTGAGGGGACATGGTGGCAGACGGGCTTATACTGTTCGTAATATAGCCGTGCCTCCGCTGTGCATGCAGAAGGAGCTTTCTTG GTGTCATGGGGTCTCTAAAGGCTTGCAGATTACCAAATCTAATTACTTCCAACCCCATATCAAGGGAGAGTGCAATCTACGCAGAACCGTGATCAGATCGTACCTGAGAGAGGgtcataataaatattttgattttgctgTTATTGGAAGTGGAGTTGCTGGCCTTCGTTATGCTCTTGAAGTTGCAAAATTTGGAACTGTTGCAGTAATAACCAAGGCTGAACCACACGAGAGCAACACCAACTATGCACAGGGTGGTGTGAGTGCTGTGTTATGCCCATCAGATTCAGTGGAGAGTCACATGCATGATACAATTGTTGCAGGCGCTTATCTATGTGATGAGGAGACTGTCCGA GTAGTATGTACAGAAGGACCTGAGAGAATCAGAGAATTGATTGCAATGGGTGCTTCATTTGATCATGGGGAGGATGGGAATTTGCACCTGGCAAGGGAGGGAGGACATTCTCATCGTAGGATTGTACATGCTTCAGATATGACTGGTCGGGAGATAGAGAGGGCTCTCTTAGAAGCAGTGCGGAAAGATCCTAATATCTTTGTGTTTGAGCATCAGTTTGCTATAGATTTGCTGACTTCTCAG GATGGTTCTGAAACCGTTTGTCTTGGTGTTGATactttaaatacagaaacacATGAG GTGGTGAGATTCATCTCGAAGGTAACCCTACTTGCATCAGGAGGAGCAGGGCATATCTATCCCAATACTACCAATCCTCAG GTCGCAACTGGAGATGGAATTGCTATGGCTCACCGAGCTGATGCTGTAATTTCCAATATGGA GTTTGTGCAGTTCCACCCGACTGCTTTGGCTGATGAAGGACTTCCAGCTAAGCCGAAAGAGGCCCGGCAAAATGCCTTTTTGATAACTGAAGCTGTGAGAGGAGATGGAGGCATCCTCTACAACATGGACATGGAGAGGTTCATGCCCATGTATGATGAGAGGGCAGAGCTTGCCCCAAGAGATGTCGTAGCAAGAAGCATAGATGATCAGCTCAAGAAGCGTAATGAGAAATATGTCCTTCTTGACATAAGTCACAAGCCCAGAGACAAAATTCTCTCCCACTTCCCCAACATAGCAGCAGAGTGTCTCAAGCATGGCTTAGACATAACCAGACAACCGATCCCCGTCGTTCCTGCAGCTCATTACATGTGTGGTGGAGTCCGTGCTGGGCTCCAAGGGGAAACCAATGTCAGAGGTCTTTACGTGGCTGGTGAAGTCGCCTGCACCGGCCTGCACGGAGCAAATCGCCTTGCTAGTAACTCATTGCTTGAGGCCCTTGTCTTTGCAAGAAGGGCAGTTCAACCTTCAATCGACCACATGAAGAGCTCACGAGTTGATCGTGGAGCTTCATATTCTTGGGCCCGGCCTATAATGCCAAAATCACTCGGAAAGACAGTGCTGAACAACATCTCCCTCAAGACGAGGGAAGTGAGGAGAGAGCTTCAGTCGATAATGTGGAAGTACGTGGGAATTGTCAGATCAACGACGAGGCTGCAGAAAGCTGAGATGAGGATTGGAAAGCTGGAACTGGAATGGGAGACTTACCTATTTCAGCATGGCTGGGAACCTACAATGGTGGGGCTGGAGGCATGTGAGATGAGGAACCTGTTTTGCTGTGCCAAACTCGTTTTAAGTAGCGCTCTAGCGCGCCATGAAAGTCGTGGCCTTCACTACATGGTTGACTACCCCCACGTCGAGGAAAGCTTGAGGCTGCCCACTATCATCTTCCCATCTTCACCTGTAAGCAGCTCATGGAGCTCAAGGCAACTCCACAGGTAA
- the LOC125204081 gene encoding uncharacterized protein LOC125204081, giving the protein MGNMVLKSIISDPAPPPPMVLVPPLFDFPPLAARTRMVESSYNMLFGKLALKCLFDDYFEEARHFSTRIMLKPIDDPHVDLIATVDGPLNQKPDEKLGGSAQFRWQSDVLDPHTFADISVSNSEPTLVVRSCAYYPKLGFGAFGIFPILLKQRKAPEDYGIMGLRYGSSNLSVGATFVPFPASSDELPKNAWLVSKMGRLTAGVQYEPAFGSKDGARYKNLANWSCAVGYGLGSDSPLSPSFNFGLELAKNSQFIASFYQHVVVQRRVKNPFEPKEVVGITNYIDFGFELLTRVDDTQQANNIDDSSFQIGASWQANKNFLIKGKVGPLSSSIALAFKSWWKPSFTLSVSAVRDRSKRETALGLGIQVENIREGIYQRADPNFVMLTPSKEHLAEGLQWKIGERPLFESDVTSGNFNGVPKELRPLNKML; this is encoded by the exons ATGGGGAATATGGTATTAAAGTCCATTATTTCGGAtccggcgccgccgccgccgatgGTGCTGGTCCCGCCGCTCTTCGATTTCCCCCCTCTCGCCGCCCGTACGAG AATGGTGGAATCGTCCTACAACATGCTGTTTGGAAAGCTGGCCCTGAAATGCCTCTTCGACGACTATTTCGAAGAAGCGAGGCATTTCAGCACGAGAATTATGCTCAAGCCGATCGATGATCCGCATGTCGATTTGATTGCCACT GTTGATGGTCCGCTCAATCAAAAGCCAGATGAGAAACTTGGAGGAAGCGCACAGTTTCGTTGGCAAAG TGATGTTCTCGATCCTCACACATTCGCTGATATCTCTGTTTCAAACTCAGAACC AACTCTAGTGGTGAGATCCTGTGCATACTATCCCAAGTTAGGGTTTGGAGCATTTGGCATCTTCCCAATTCTTTTAAAACAGAG AAAAGCTCCAGAAGATTATGGCATCATGGGTTTGAGATATGGATCTTCTAATCTGTCAGTTGGAGCTACATTTGTCCCATTTCCTG CATCGTCTGATGAACTCCCAAAAAATGCATGGTTAGTAAGCAAGATGGGAAGGTTGACTGCTGGAGTGCAATACGAACCAGCAT TTGGAAGCAAAGATGGAGCTAGATACAAAAACTTAGCAAATTGGAGTTGTGCAGTGGGTTACGGGCTAGGATCAGACAGCCCATTGAGCCCGTCATTCAATTTTGGACTTGAACTAGCTAAAAATTCTCAG TTCATTGCCTCTTTCTACCAGCATGTGGTAGTCCAAAGACGg GTTAAGAATCCATTCGAGCCTAAAGAAGTAGTTGGAATCACAAACTACATTGACTTTGGTTTTGAGTTGCTGACAAG GGTCGATGATACCCAACAAGCGAACAATATTGACGATTCCAGTTTCCAAATTGGTGCATCTTGGCAAgcaaataaaaactttttaataaaG GGTAAGGTGGGACCTCTGAGCTCCTCGATAGCCTTGGCTTTCAAGTCATGGTGGAAACCTTCTTTCACATTAAGCGTCTCAG CTGTTAGAGATCGTTCAAAGAGGGAGACAGCTCTTGGTCTCGGTATCCAAGTCGAAAATATTCGGGAAGGAAT TTATCAGAGGGCTGATCCCAATTTTGTGATGCTGACGCCAAGCAAGGAGCATCTTGCTGAAGGGCTTCAGTGGAAAATTGGGGAGAGACCGCTATTTGAATCAGATGTTACTTCTGGCAATTTTAATGGCGTGCCGAAGGAATTGAGACCCTTGAACAAAATGTTGTGA
- the LOC125205695 gene encoding carbonic anhydrase 2-like — translation MSTLNTCVASQIFTATSRVALRPVATARLSSSASTPPILIRNEPVFAAPAPIIHPLLKEDMGKDSYEEAIAGLQKLLSENGELGPVAAAKIEEITAELKTADGSAGISSESVEKLKTGFVTFKKEKYEKNPALYGELAKGQSPTYMIFACSDSRVCPSHVLDIQPGEAFVVRNVANLVPPFDKTKFSGVGAAVEYAVLHLKVKEIVVIGHSACGGIKGVMSFPYDGSTSTDFIEDWVSIALPAKKKTLADCADTPFGDQCATCEKEAVNVSLGNLLSYPFVREGLVKKTLALKGAHYDFVKGTFELWALDFGLSPSLSV, via the exons ATGTCGACCCTCAACACCTGCGTCGCCTCGCAAATCTTCACCGCCACCTCTCGAGTCGCCCTTCGCCCCGTTGCCACCGCTCGCCTCAGCTCCTCCGCCTCCACCCCGCCCATCCTCATCCGTAACGAGCCCGTCTTCGCCGCTCCCGCTCCCATCATCCACCCCCTCTTG AAAGAAGACATGGGAAAGGACTCGTACGAAGAAGCCATTGCTGGACTCCAGAAGCTTCTAAg TGAGAATGGAGAGCTAGGGCCGGTGGCGGCAGCGAAGATCGAGGAAATCACGGCTGAGCTGAAAACAGCTGACGGCAGCGCTGGCATCTCGTCGGAGTCCGTTGAGAAGCTGAAAACTGGCTTTGTCACCTTCAAAAAGGAGAAATATGA GAAAAATCCAGCTCTGTACGGTGAACTCGCTAAAGGCCAGAGCCCCACG TACATGATTTTCGCATGTTCAGACTCGCGCGTGTGTCCCTCGCACGTGCTGGACATTCAGCCTGGTGAAGCCTTCGTCGTCCGTAACGTTGCGAACCTGGTCCCACCATTCGACAAG ACCAAATTCTCTGGAGTTGGGGCTGCTGTTGAGTATGCTGTCCTGCATCTGAAG GTGAAGGAGATTGTTGTGATTGGGCACAGTGCCTGTGGAGGTATCAAAGGAGTCATGTCCTTCCCATATGATGGCTCCACGTCCAC TGACTTCATCGAGGACTGGGTGTCGATTGCATTGCCTGCCAAGAAAAAGACATTGGCTGACTGCGCAGACACACCATTCGGCGACCAATGCGCCACATGCGAAAAG GAAGCAGTGAACGTGTCGCTCGGAAACCTGCTGTCGTACCCATTTGTGAGGGAAGGATTAGTGAAGAAGACACTTGCGTTGAAGGGAGCGCACTATGACTTTGTGAAGGGGACCTTCGAGCTGTGGGCGCTCGACTTCGGCCTATCGCCATCTCTCTCTGTTTGA
- the LOC125206017 gene encoding putative pentatricopeptide repeat-containing protein At1g74580, with translation MRSYGKKRRIQEAANVFERMDFYNCEPTIFSYNVIMNILVENGYFDQAHKVYMRLKEKRIAPDVYTYTIRIKSFCRTSRPHAALRLLNNMPAQQCEFNSVAYCTVVSGFYEGDYRGEAHELFDEMLSLGLVPNVTTFNKLIHTLCKKGDIRESEILLDKVLKRGVLPNLFTFNIFIQGLCKKGLLDEAARLLDGATGDGLSPDVVTYNTLICGLCKSSKGVEAERYMNKMVNSGLKPDAFTYNTLIDGYCRMNMVPKADEILQDATLRGFVPDEFTYCSLLCRLCENGDFERAKSMFNEAPGKGIRHSVILYNALIKGFCQQGLILEALQLMNEMEQNGCNPDIWTYNIMVNGFCKMRCLTDASILIDDAMNKGLVPDIFTFNTLIDGYCKQLKISEALEVVNTMWEHDITPDIITYNTILDGLCKTSNSDNVMETFKAMEEKGCRPNIITYNILIESFCKARQLDRALELLDEIQQSGLQPDKVTLGTLISGFCENNDLDKAHILFRRMEKDHRLCPTLAMYNILINAFSERLNVDMALKLFQEMSVQGCPPDIYTFRCIVDGFCKIGNVDSAYYYLLDGIKKGLIPSLGTFGRVLNCLCVKHRLREAVEIIYGMVHRGVVPEEVNTIFEADKKEVAAPKIVVENLLKNSHITYYAYELLYDAVRNKKLLRKKANGKSGSENMRP, from the coding sequence ATGAGAAGTTATGGAAAGAAAAGGAGGATTCAAGAGGCTGCCAATGTGTTTGAGAGAATGGATTTTTACAATTGTGAACctactattttctcttataATGTGATTATGAATATTTTGGTGGAGAATGGGTATTTTGATCAGGCACACAAAGTTTATATGAGgttaaaagagaaaaggaTTGCACCTGATGTGTACACTTATACAATTCGGATAAAATCATTTTGTAGAACAAGTAGACCGCATGCTGCTCTGAGGCTTCTGAATAACATGCCTGCACAACAATGTGAGTTTAACTCAGTAGCATACTGCACCGTGGTCAGTGGATTTTATGAGGGAGATTATAGAGGGGAAGCTCATGAATTGTTTGATGAGATGCTAAGCCTCGGTCTAGTCCCTAATGTCACCACATTCAATAAGCTAATTCATACCCTTTGTAAGAAGGGAGATATCAGAGAGAGTGAGATACTGCTAGACAAGGTTCTCAAGAGGGGTGTTCTTCCGAATTTGTTTACATTTAACATCTTCATCCAAGGTCTGTGCAAGAAGGGCTTACTCGATGAGGCTGCAAGGTTGTTAGATGGTGCAACGGGGGATGGTCTTTCCCCGGATGTCGTGACATATAATACACTTATATGTGGCTTGTGTAAGAGCTCTAAAGGGGTTGAAGCAGAGAGatacatgaataaaatggTCAACAGTGGGTTGAAGCCTGATGCTTTCACCTACAATACACTCATTGACGGGTACTGCAGAATGAATATGGTGCCAAAGGCAGATGAGATTCTTCAAGATGCAACATTGAGGGGGTTTGTGCCCGATGAGTTCACATACTGCTCCTTATTGTGCAGATTGTGTGAGAATGGTGACTTTGAGAGGGCTAAAAGCATGTTCAATGAAGCTCCTGGAAAAGGTATAAGACATAGTGTTATACTATACAATGCGTTAATCAAGGGGTTTTGTCAGCAGGGACTCATTTTGGAAGCCTTGCAGCTGATGAATGAGATGGAGCAAAATGGTTGCAATCCTGATATCTGGACCTATAATATAATGGTAAATGGCTTTTGCAAGATGCGTTGTTTAACTGATGCCAGTATTCTTATTGATGATGCTATGAACAAAGGCCTCGTTCCCGACATATTCACCTTTAATACTTTGATTGATGGTTACTGCAAGCAGCTGAAGATTAGTGAGGCACTTGAAGTTGTTAATACCATGTGGGAGCATGACATTACTCCGGATATCATCACCTATAACACTATATTGGACGGGCTCTGCAAAACTTCAAACTCTGATAATGTGATGGAAACATTCAAAGCGATGGAGGAGAAGGGTTGTAGACCAAACATCATCACCTATAATATACTCATAGAGAGTTTTTGCAAAGCTCGACAACTAGACAGAGCTTTGGAGTTGCTTGATGAGATTCAGCAAAGTGGTTTGCAACCAGACAAAGTAACTTTAGGCACCCTGATAAGTGGATTTTGTGAAAACAACGATTTAGATAAAGCCCATATATTGTTCAGAAGAATGGAAAAGGACCATAGACTTTGCCCAACATTAGCAATGTATAATATCCTGATTAATGCCTTTTCTGAGAGGTTAAATGTGGATATGGCACTGAAACTATTTCAGGAAATGAGCGTTCAGGGATGCCCGCCGGATATATACACATTCCGTTGTATAGTGGATGGTTTCTGCAAGATTGGGAATGTTGATTCTGCGTATTACTATCTTCTTGATGGTATCAAGAAAGGCCTCATTCCCTCCCTAGGAACTTTTGGACGAGTGCTAAATTGCTTGTGCGTGAAGCATAGATTGCGTGAGGCAGTTGAAATAATATACGGTATGGTGCATAGGGGTGTTGTTCCTGAAGAAGTGAACACAATTTTCGAAGCAGATAAGAAAGAAGTTGCAGCACCTAAAATAGTTGTGGAGAACTTGTTGAAGAATTCACATATAACCTATTATGCGTATGAACTTTTGTACGACGCTGTCAGAAATAAGAAGCTGTTGAGGAAAAAGGCTAATGGAAAAAGTGGTTCGGAAAATATGCGTCCTTAA